Proteins encoded by one window of Superficieibacter sp. HKU1:
- the mgrA gene encoding L-glyceraldehyde 3-phosphate reductase, producing the protein MVYQANPARYETMEYRRCGQSGLKLPAVSLGLWHNFGDATLVEKSRQLLQHAFDLGITHFDLANNYGPPPGSAESNFGRILREDFLPYRDELIISSKAGYTMWDGPYGDWGSRKYLISSLDQSLKRMGLEYVDIFYHHRPDPDTPLSETMRALDHLVRQGKALYVGISNYPAELARQAIDILNDLGTPCLIHQPKYSMFERWVEDGLLDVLQEKGVGSIAFSPLAGGLLTDRYLNGIPADSRAASGSRFLNPEQITEGKVEKIRQLNALAEKRGQKLSQMALAWALRGDRVTSVLIGASKTAQLDDAAGMLKNRQFSEQECAAIDAILNRAD; encoded by the coding sequence ATGGTTTACCAGGCAAATCCCGCACGTTATGAGACCATGGAATATCGCCGCTGTGGGCAAAGCGGGCTTAAACTTCCGGCGGTATCGCTGGGGTTATGGCACAACTTCGGCGATGCAACGCTGGTAGAAAAAAGCCGTCAGCTTTTACAGCACGCATTCGATCTGGGCATTACGCATTTTGATTTAGCCAACAACTACGGCCCGCCCCCGGGATCGGCTGAAAGCAATTTTGGCCGCATCCTGCGTGAAGATTTCCTGCCCTATCGCGATGAGCTGATTATCTCCTCTAAAGCGGGCTACACCATGTGGGACGGCCCTTACGGCGACTGGGGCTCGCGCAAATACCTGATCTCAAGTCTCGATCAAAGCCTGAAGCGGATGGGGCTGGAATATGTGGACATCTTCTATCACCATCGCCCGGATCCGGATACGCCGCTAAGTGAAACCATGCGCGCGCTGGATCATCTTGTGCGTCAGGGAAAAGCGCTTTATGTGGGCATTTCCAATTACCCGGCGGAACTGGCGCGTCAGGCGATAGATATCCTGAACGATCTCGGCACGCCGTGCCTTATTCACCAGCCTAAATATTCGATGTTTGAGCGCTGGGTGGAAGATGGATTGCTGGACGTGCTACAGGAAAAAGGCGTGGGCAGCATCGCGTTTTCACCGCTGGCGGGCGGCCTGTTAACGGATCGCTATCTTAACGGTATTCCTGCGGACTCTCGTGCCGCCAGCGGCAGCCGTTTCTTAAATCCCGAGCAGATTACCGAAGGCAAAGTTGAAAAGATCCGCCAGCTTAACGCGCTGGCAGAAAAACGTGGGCAGAAGCTATCGCAGATGGCGCTTGCCTGGGCACTGCGCGGTGACCGCGTGACGTCAGTGCTGATTGGTGCCAGCAAAACTGCGCAGCTTGATGATGCCGCAGGGATGCTAAAAAACCGTCAGTTCAGCGAGCAGGAATGTGCCGCCATTGACGCGATTCTGAACCGCGCGGACTGA
- a CDS encoding DUF2502 domain-containing protein, translating into MFRSLILAVVLAASTAPLIASAEEITLLPSIKLQIGDRDRSGHYWDGDHWRDRDYWHRNYEWRQNRWWRHEPPRHRGWDNRRAYERGYREGWHDRNDRRGPPGRGHHGHHH; encoded by the coding sequence ATGTTCAGGTCGCTGATTCTGGCTGTGGTACTGGCCGCCTCAACCGCCCCGCTTATTGCCAGCGCGGAAGAAATTACCCTGTTGCCATCAATTAAGTTACAGATTGGCGATCGCGATCGTTCAGGTCACTATTGGGACGGCGATCACTGGCGCGATCGTGATTACTGGCACCGGAATTACGAATGGCGGCAAAATCGCTGGTGGCGTCATGAACCTCCACGTCACCGGGGATGGGACAACCGCCGCGCTTATGAACGCGGCTATCGCGAAGGCTGGCACGACCGCAATGACCGTCGTGGCCCTCCAGGACGCGGCCATCACGGACATCATCATTAA